In the Salvelinus namaycush isolate Seneca chromosome 35, SaNama_1.0, whole genome shotgun sequence genome, one interval contains:
- the LOC120029610 gene encoding protein unc-13 homolog D-like: MMTSQDGFSRTGDDLLQPPDQTRGSTWNRQRQSSPARKLGMTRKEKDTRDFKENENPEEKERIHNEQELKSLYKELLYTITHKLGKPASAEVFTDNQLHQYIREAFSMAVDEHQSLTERVQNTEPPVYCLMATVKEATGILGKDVSGFSDPYCLLTILEDEKESRTRRSRPKPRKAVVKDAASDEKVYTTDTKKQTLNPIWNQTFVLEFEDTTVASFHIEMWDKDEELSLAQKLEEIRTNFHGLRRMIKDAKKEKGQDDYLGSIVLRLKDLHCTEDNWYVLEPRTETYPDRGQCHLQLKFIHKERDGTLSAGRSAYVNYCGILLQFVQSYIAKQQGSVPWKGELCGEGQTLLELYATQCNLSPFLQDLAKWMAYSKLYQSLEVDSSVLLQQLTSIEYHWHQQDLPYQQKQELGDSLRGFLHYGLCLVAKYRDIFPPTQDATPRLHRLLRILSQVCKTQAFQKLNAAQFDLHDEVNEAVHSGTQEWFTIKKGLHQPMNKDLTETVSALSRLIGEVQQDIKHNKDCWNRVFVSAVQVDVFTVVYQKLDFLLAGEVRDTLSLLEGEMEQSLANSLFPLYLSLQVIHKDKAFLQKRGKLLELTNFHEGFREALPYWLNKAFSTTQGRVERAVQVDQLQPLQSGPVPIKHSSSAVDLVTCVQPICQLWEQLSWPDPEEAFMLMVKLTEDVCKIVMNYCRILKERVRELSENSDPGSAVNMLCVVVNDLEHLRSVLIRLPQQLNWAGLRERTLHVIGDPQFHNVLPSQLQHAQGVLNKEIRSALETVGRKLNSDIAMYVRSMSTRCRIPSKSTEEAVVPLIKYLERELQYMNENLVQENFNSLLTPLWTNSIRTLYQVATQQKQEDGLMVFCQRLQFTLQCLEQCFHAEGNGLPLDTLHIDSYKILKAHLTHNSLNCKQLIEKFLDRKVWEQKVYSGEKYGAVTLLASYRRSDHRLRVEVLNAANLLPMDSNGSSDPFVQLRLEPGHVFSEVEPRTTQIKNCDLNPLFDEAFEFLVSVEQCQAAGACLVVTVLDYDTLTTDDFEGEAFLALKAVPGVGGGSGDRQGHKPDPSPAQIRLPLMHPKPNDDSILKLLESRRGEREAQLFVKKRRQREKQSQDGKQ; this comes from the exons ATGATGACAAGCCAGGATGGATTCTCCAGAACAGGAGATGACCTACTACAACCTCCCGATCAG ACTCGTGGCTCAACTtggaacagacagagacag AGCTCCCCTGCCCGTAAACTGGGGATgaccaggaaagagaaggacaCGAGG GACTTTAAGGAGAATGAGAACccagaagagaaggagagaatacATAATGAGCAAGAG CTCAAGTCGCTGTATAAAGAGCTGCTGTACACTATCACCCACAAGCTGGGGAAGCCAGCCTCGGCAGAGGTCTTCACTGACAACCAGCTGCACCAATACATCAGAGAG GCTTTCTCTATGGCAGTGGATGAACACCAGAGTCTGACAGAGAGGGTCCAGAACACAGAG CCTCCAGTCTACTGTCTGATGGCCACTGTGAAGGAAGCCACGGGCATCCTGGGAAAAGACGTCAGTG GTTTCAGTGACCCATACTGCTTACTGACCATCCTGGAGGATGAGAAGGAGAGCAGGACACGGCGGTCCAGACCTAAACCCCGTAAAGCCGTGGTGAAGGACGCCGCCTCAGACGAGAAGGTTTACACGACAGACACAAAGAAACAGACCCTCAACCCCATCTGGAACCAGACCTTCGTACT GGAGTTTGAAGACACTACAGTGGCCAGCTTCCACATCGAGATGTG GGACAAGGATGAGGAGTTGTCTCTGGCACAGAAGCTAGAGGAGATCCGAACCAATTTCCATGGACTGAGGAG GATGATCAAAGATGCTAAGAAGGAGAAAGGCCAGGATGATTACTTGGGAAGCATTGTGCTGAGACTGAAG gaccTGCATTGTACAGAGGATAACTGGTATGTTCTGGAGCCGAGGACAGAGACTTATCCAGATCGGGGCCAGTGTCATCTGCAGCTCAAATTCATCCATAAAGAG AGAGACGGGACTTTGAGTGCTGGTCGTAGTGCTTACGTCAACTACTGTGGGATCCTACTGCAGTTTGTCCAGTCTTACATCGCTAAGCAGCAG GGTAGTGTTCCATGGAAGGGGGAGTTGTGTGGGGAGGGACAGACCCTGTTGGAACTCTACGCCACTCAGTGTAACCTCTCGCCTTTCCTGCAGGACCTTGC GAAGTGGATGGCCTACAGTAAACTATACCAAAGTTTAGAGGTGGATTCCTCAGTGCTGCTCCAGCAGCTGACCAGTATAGAGTACCACTGGCACCAGCAGGATCTACCCTACCAACAG AAACAGGAGCTAGGGGACTCTCTACGTGGTTTCCTGCATTATGGACTGTGTCTCGTGGCCAAATACAGAGACATCTTTCCTCCAACGCAGGACGCTACCCCTCGCTTACACAGACTGCTCAG GATCCTGTCTCAGGTCTGTAAGACGCAGGCATTTCAGAAGCTGAACGCAGCTCAGTTTGACCTACATGACGAGGTCAACGAGGCTGTGCAT TCTGGTACACAGGAGTGGTTCACCATAAAGAAAGGGTTACACCAGCCCATGAACAAG GACCTGACAGAGACCGTGAGTGCTCTCTCTAGGCTGATAGGTGAAGTACAGCAGGACATCAAGCACAACAAGGACTGCTGGAATAGAGTGTTTGTCAG tgctGTGCAGGTGGATGTGTTCACTGTAGTCTACCAAAAGCTGGACTTCCTG cTGGCAGGGGAGGTGAGAGACACTCTCAGCCTGTTGGAGGGTGAGATGGAGCAGAGTCTAGCCAATAgcctgttccctctctacctaAGTCTACAGGTCATCCACAAAGACAAGGCCTTCCTACAGAAAAG GGGTAAACTGTTGGAGCTGACTAACTTCCATGAGGGCTTCCGTGAGGCGCTTCCCTATTGGTTGAACAAGGCCTTCAGCACCACTCAGGGCAGGGTGGAGAGAGCTGTACAGGTGGACCAG CTCCAGCCGCTGCAGTCGGGCCCGGTGCCCATAAAACACAGTTCGTCAGCAGTAGACCTGGTGACCTGTGTCCAGCCCATCTGTCAGCTGTGGGAGCAACTCTCCTGGCCAGACCCTGAGGAGGCCTTCATGCTCATGGTCAAACTCACTGAG GACGTGTGTAAGATTGTGATGAACTACTGTCGTATCCTGAAGGAGCGGGTCAGGGAGCTGTCTGAGAACTCAGACCCCGGCAGTGCTGTCAACATG ctgtgTGTAGTAGTGAATGACTTGGAACACCTGAGGTCAGTGCTGATCCGCCTGCCCCAGCAACTCAACTGGGCAGGGCTTCGAGAACGTACCCTTCACGTGATAGGGGACCCTCAGTTCCACAACGTGCTCCCCTCACAGCTGCAGCATGCACAGGGGGTCCTCAACAAAGAGATACGCTCTGCCTTAGAGACCGTTGGACGGAAG ctGAATTCAGACATTGCGATGTACGTCCGCAGCATGTCTACTCGATGCAGAATCCCCTCCAAGTCCACTGAAGAA GCTGTGGTTCCCCTGATAAAATATCTGGAGAGAGAACTGCAGTACATGAATGAGAACCTAGTCCAAGAGAACTTCAACAG TCTGTTGACTCCGTTGTGGACTAACTCCATAAGGACCTTATACCAGGTAGCTACACAGCAGAAGCAGGAGGATGGACTCATGGTGTTCTGTCAACGACTGCAATTCACACTCCAG TGTCTGGAGCAGTGTTTTCATGCTGAGGGGAATGGACTGCCACTGGATACTCTTCACATTGACAGCTACAAG ATTCTGAAAGCTCATCTGACACACAACTCTCTCAACTGCAAGCAGCTCATAGAGAAATTCCTGGATAGAAAAGTATGGGAGCAG AAGGTTTACAGTGGAGAGAAGTACGGCGCGGTCACACTACTAGCATCCTACAGGAGGTCTGACCATAGACTCAGAGTGGAAGTGTTGAATGCAGCTAACCTCCTACCCATGGACTCCAACG gttccAGTGATCCGTTTGTCCAGTTGCGTCTGGAGCCTGGTCATGTGTTTTCTGAGGTGGAGCCTCGCACCACCCAGATCAAGAACTGTGACCTCAACCCCCTGTTCGACGAGGCCTTCGAGTT TCTGGTGTCAGTGGAGCAGTGCCAGGCTGCGGGAGCGTGTCTGGTGGTGACAGTGTTGGACTATGACACCCTGACAACAGACGACTTCGAGGGGGAGGCCTTCCTGGCTCTGAAGGCAGTGCCGGGGGTCGGAGGGGGATCAGGGGACAGACAGGGGCACAAGCCAGACCCCTCCCCGGCCCAGATACGCCTGCCGCTCATGCACCCTAAACCAAACG ATGACAGTATCCTGAAGCTGTTGGAgtcgaggagaggagagagggaggctcAGCTGTTTGTGAAGAaacgcagacagagagagaaacagtcccAGGACGGGAAACAATAA